The sequence CGGCGATTTTGATGAAAAAAAATATCATGAGGATTTAAAGAAATTAATCGCATTCTATAAAAAACATGGTTTTCGGGACGTTGTCGTAGTAAAAGATTCCGTCTATTACGGCAAAAACAATAAAGATCTTTTTATTGATATCTGGGTTGAAGAAGGCGTTAAATATTATATCGGCGATATCACGTGGGCCGGCAACACCTTATTCAGTAATCGCGAACTAACGGCGGCGTTAGGATTTGACCGCGGCGATGTATTCGACCAGGAAAAATACGACCGCTCGATGCAGGAACGCGTCCAGGCACTTTACTACGATCGCGGCTATATTTATGCCCAGATCGTTCCAATCGAAAAACCAACCAGTAAAGATACGCTGAATATTGATTTCGTTGTAACGGAAGGTAGTCCCGTTGCCATCGACAAAGTTGAAATTCGTAATAATACGAAAACCAAAGAAAAAGTGATTCGTCGTGAAGTGGTCGCATATCCGGGCGAAACTTTCAGCCGCGACGCGCTTATTCGTACTCAGCGTAATTTAATGGTGTTGAATTATTTTGAAAATGTGATTCCGGATGTTCAGCCTGTTGGTCCGGACAAAGTAAACGTCATTGTCACGGTTACCGAAAAACCGACCGATACGGCTAATTTGTCGATGGGTTATAGCGGCCAGGACGGCCTCGTCGGTTCTGCGGGCGTCGCATTTAATAATTTCCTGGGCAATGGCCAGGCCGTCAGCTTAAATCTTCAATTAGGCGGTCAAGGTTATCGCGTTTTTTCAGTTGGATTTAATGAACCATACCTATTCGACACGCGAACATCCTTCGGAGCGAGTTTATATTATTCGCACGACGGCGACCGCCGAGCAGAATTGTATAATTACCAGGCGACAAGTTATGGCGGATCAATCACCTTTGGCCGCCGTCTGAAATGGCCGGATGATTTTTTTGCGGCAAGTTGGTCCGTCAGTTATGCTAATTCAAAACTCAAACCGGTTCCGGGACAAACTCCGTCAAGCGTATTTCCGTACGGCGTTCAGCAAAGCGTTTCGTTCGCGCAAGCCATCCAACGCGACAGCCGTGATGCCGCCGAGTTTCCGCGCTCAGGTTCAGTATACACGTTAACGGCCGAAGTAGGTATTGTATCCATTGACACCGTCGGTTATCCCAATTTTGTACGCGTTTTGCCAAAGAATTACAATAAGTATACATTCAGCGCACAAAACTATTATTCGGCTTTCTGGTCATTTGTATTATTCAATGAATTTCAAATGGGATACGCTCGGACATTTCGTAAAAACTCGTCAGTCGAAGAAATTCCGACCGGTGATCGCTTTTATATGGGCGGCGGTGCGTTGGATATCGGATCGATTCAACTTCGCGGCTACGGTGGTCGTAACGTCGGTCCGCAGGACAACAGCGGTTATGCTATCGGCGGTGCAACGATGTTCAAATACTCAACCGAATTACGTTTACAACTCATCCCAAGCCCAACAATGTATATTCTTGCTTTCGCAGAAGCCGGAAATGTTTTCCCATCGCTAGCGGCAACCGACCCTTTTCGCCTTAAACGCTCGGTCGGATACGGATTCCGCTTGTTCATGCCGCTGGTTGGTGTGATCGGGCTGGACATTGGCTATGGTTTGGACAAACGAAATAAAAAATCGGGTTATCCCAAATTTCACTTTCAG is a genomic window of bacterium containing:
- the bamA gene encoding outer membrane protein assembly factor BamA, with product MRQCFLAFFLMFSVFPTLFGQNASQGKPKIASIKIEGNIKSDADLVIIASGLSVGNEFGIDDVQRAIENLWEMNVFKDIQVYGEPAEGGIAVIIAVQEYPRLESMEISGQDEIDEKDIRGQIGLYTSQTVSPQHIKKAAEKIRKLYATKGYLNAQVDIKSYASTSDTGKVLLKIKIDEGSKVKIRGINFNGNDSFSDGKLRGTFDDTKSKTGFFKWFKSGDFDEKKYHEDLKKLIAFYKKHGFRDVVVVKDSVYYGKNNKDLFIDIWVEEGVKYYIGDITWAGNTLFSNRELTAALGFDRGDVFDQEKYDRSMQERVQALYYDRGYIYAQIVPIEKPTSKDTLNIDFVVTEGSPVAIDKVEIRNNTKTKEKVIRREVVAYPGETFSRDALIRTQRNLMVLNYFENVIPDVQPVGPDKVNVIVTVTEKPTDTANLSMGYSGQDGLVGSAGVAFNNFLGNGQAVSLNLQLGGQGYRVFSVGFNEPYLFDTRTSFGASLYYSHDGDRRAELYNYQATSYGGSITFGRRLKWPDDFFAASWSVSYANSKLKPVPGQTPSSVFPYGVQQSVSFAQAIQRDSRDAAEFPRSGSVYTLTAEVGIVSIDTVGYPNFVRVLPKNYNKYTFSAQNYYSAFWSFVLFNEFQMGYARTFRKNSSVEEIPTGDRFYMGGGALDIGSIQLRGYGGRNVGPQDNSGYAIGGATMFKYSTELRLQLIPSPTMYILAFAEAGNVFPSLAATDPFRLKRSVGYGFRLFMPLVGVIGLDIGYGLDKRNKKSGYPKFHFQLGQQF